Sequence from the Gloeocapsopsis dulcis genome:
ACCAAACGATGTTCACGGTCAGCGGCGAATTCTAAACAAGCTCTGATATCTTCTTCTGTTAATTCGGGAAAGTCATCTAGAATCTCAGCATGAGACATACCAGCCGCCAGCCAGCCCAAAACATCGTATACGGTGATTCGCATCCGTCTAATACAGGGTTTGCCGCCTCGCTTGTCTGGTTCAATTGTAATGATGTCGCGATAGCTCATAGTGGTTATAGGCTGCATAGTTATGTTTCTAAGTCTAGAGCAGCCTAACACCGCGCTGCAACGGACGGGCAGGAGAGCTTGGTAGTGTCTCAAGGTTACTAGCCCCCGTTGAGCTTCACCGTTATGCAGCATGACATATTGATGCCCAAGGCTTGAGGCTGGAATCAGGATTACTTAAGTAATTAGAACAATTTCAAGATAGTTCAACAAGACTGATTCTTTCTGAAATAGTAAAAGAAGAAACGTTATCGCATCTCATAAAAAAAGCGAAAGATGCACAAAAGGAAATCGAAAACTCAGTCGTTAACCCAGTAGTGGTGACAAAATTGAGCGATCGCGGTTCAGTAGAATCAGGTGGTGTCGTTACCGATGTCAGTTTATTCCTCAGTTTGTTGTTGCAACAACTAGATCGATTAACAAGTCCATATCATGTAGCTCAAATGGTTTAATCTAGGCTATCTAAGGTGGGCATTGCTCACCTTATTT
This genomic interval carries:
- a CDS encoding DUF433 domain-containing protein; this encodes MSYRDIITIEPDKRGGKPCIRRMRITVYDVLGWLAAGMSHAEILDDFPELTEEDIRACLEFAADREHRLVASVGAA